From Candidatus Lernaella stagnicola:
TCGGCGACGTCGGGGATCGCTCGGTCGGTGATTACATAAGAAGCATATTGCAGGAAATAGTCGCGGTAGGTGTGTTCCAGCGTCAGGTTCTTCGCCTTGGCGCCGGATGCCAGCGGCAATTCCTCTTGGGCGTTTTTCTTCTTGGTACCGCGTTTACGCTTCGCCATGGCCCTTACTTCTCCGCCTTGTCGCCGACGCGATCGATCGGTTCGAAAATGAGGTGTGCGATGATGTCTTCACGTCGCTCCGGAGTGTTCTTACCCATGTAGTAGCGCAACACCTCGCTCAACGGCTTAGTGTGCGGCCAATCCACACGCTCCAGGCGCATGTTGGCGCCGATAAACTGGCCGAACTCGTTGGGCGAAATTTCACCCAGTCCCTTGAACCGCGTGATTTCCGTCGCGCGGCCCAACGCGGCGACCGATTCTTGTTTTTCCGTTTCCGAGTAGCAGTATTGGGTTTCCTTCTTGTTGCGCACTCGGAACAGCGGCGTTTGCAGAATGTATAGATGGCCTTTTTTGACCAGGTCGGGATAGAACTGCAAAAAGAACGTGAGCAGTAGTAGCCGAATATGCATCCCGTCCACATCGGCGTCCGTCGCGACGATCACTTGATTGAAGCGAAGGCCGTCAAGATCGCCATCGACGCCCAGTGCGTGCTGCAACAAGTTCAGTTCTTCGTTTTGGTACACAACTTTCCGCGAATGCCCGAAGGTGTTGAGCGGCTTCCCCTTCAGCGCAAAAACCGCTTGGTATTCCGGATTACGCGCTTTGTTCATACTGCCCGAGGCGCTGTCGCCCTCGGTGATGAAAAGCTGGGTGAAAAAGCGGAATTCTTCGTTCAGATCCGTGTAGTGAACCTTGCAATCGCGCAGCTTCTTGTTATGGATGTTCGCCTTTTTCTCGCGTTCCTTGGCCAGCTTCTTAATGCCCGCCAGATCCTTCCGCTCACGTTCGTTGCGCAGAATCTTCTTCTGGATAGCCTCGGCGATATCGGGGTGCTTATGCAGGTGGCGCACGAGGTTCTCGCGTACGAAATCCACGACCCAGGACCGGACCGAGGGACCATCGGGCGTCACCGTCGCACTGCCCAGTTTCGTTTTGGTTTGCGATTCGAAAACCGGCTCGTGCAAACGAACCAACACCGCGCCCACAATGCCGCCACGGGCGTCCTGCGCGTCGAAGTCCTTCTTGAAATACTCCCGGAAAGCTCGCAAGAGACCCTCGCGGAAGGCTGCCTGGTGCGTGCCGCCGTCGTGTGTGTATTGGCCGTTGACGAAAGACAAATACGACTCGCCATACTGGTTGACATGGGTCAGGGCGAATTCGATGTCGTCGCCCACCACGTGAATCTTCGGGTAGAGGCCTTCGTCGGCCACTTCGCGATGCAGTAGGTCTCCCAAGCCGTTCTCGCTGGATATGACTTCGCCGTTGAAGTGGATCTTGAGCCCGCGATTCAAGTAGGCGTACATCCACAGGCGTTCGCGGATAAATTCCGACTGGAAGACAAAGCTCGGGAAAACGTCGGGGTCCGGACGAAAATGAACGAGTGTCCCGTTGCGCTGCTTGGAGCCTTTGGGCTTGCTCTCCTTTTTCAACTCGCCCCGCGAGAACTCGGCGAATCTCATCTCGCCGTCGCGGTAGGATTCCACTCGGAAAAATTCCGACAGGGCGTTGACCGCCTTCGCCCCCACGCCATTGAGACCGACCGAACGGTAAAATGCTCCCTCGTCGTACTTGGCGCCGGTGTTGATTTGCGCCACGCACTCCACCAATTTACCCAGCGGAATGCCGCGCCCGAAATCACGAACCATCACCCCGTCGTCGTCCACGACGATTTCGATCTTGCGGCCCACGCCCATGAGAAATTCATCGACGCTGTTGTCGAGAATCTCCTTAAGCAGTACGTAGATGCCGTCGTCGTATTGGGTTCCGTCGCCCAATTTGCCGATGTACATCCCCGGCCGCGTGCGGATGTGCTCGCGCCAATCTAACGATCGGACGTGCTCCTCGTTATAGGTGGCGTTTCCGCCCCCGTTTCGTTTCGCTGCCAAAAGTGGCTCCTCTTATCGCAAAAAAAATGACAACATTTAGTGCCACAAACAGGCGAAAACGTCAAGATGTTGGACGTCTGCGACACAATTTTGGCCACGAATTCGAGAAATTGGCGGCTAATTTTCTGTCGGTTCCGGCTGATTTGGTCGTATCATGCGACGAGGACACATATTTACGGGCCATCTGGTCTCAATAAGGGATCGGTATTGAAACCTGTCGCATTTTTTGTACAATACGCCAATGGGTAGCAAAACACCGCATTCGGTCGATCAAATGGGACGTCGTAAGCGCCGCGTGGCGATGCTTTCGGTCTTCTCGAATACCCTGCTGGTCATCGGCAAACTGGTCGCCGGATTGGCCATCGGTTCGGTCTCCATGATCTCCGAAGCGATACACTCTACGACCGACCTGGTCGCGGCGCTTATGGCGTGGTTCGCCGTATCCAACGCCGATAAACCGCCCGATCACGACCATGCTTTCGGCCACGGAAAATTCGAGAGTCTATCGGGCGCGGTCGAAGCGCTGCTGATTTTTCTCGCGGCGATTTGGATCATTGTCGAGGCCGTCCAGAAGTTATTGCACCCCCACGAACTCGGGCAGGTCGCATGGGGCGTGGGCGTGATGCTCGTGGCGACCATTACGAACGTAATCGTCTCCTCGCTGCTGATGAAAGTGGGCAAAGAAACCGAGTCGCTGGCGTTGCAGGCCGACGCATGGCACCTGAGCACCGACGCGCTAACCTCGGCCGGCGTGATGGTGGGCTTGGGCGTGATTTGGCTGGGTCGGTGGCTCAATCCGGCGTGGAATCTGGTGTGGATCGATCCGGTCGTCGCGATCGGCATGGCGCTGATTATCATCCACGCGGCCTATCGTTTGACGAAGCAGGCCGTGAGGGATTTGATCGACGCCAGTTTGCCCGAAGCGGAAGTCGCCGCCGTGCGCGAGATTATCACTTCGTATTCACAGGCCGTGCGTGGTTATCACAAGCTCAAAACCCGCCGGGCGGGTCCTTATCGCTTCGTCGAGTTTCACGTGCAGGTCGACGCGTCGATGAGCGTAGAAGAAGCTCACTCTCTCGCCGACGGCCTCGAAGAGGCAATCCGCAGCCGCCTGATGCGCTCCTCTGTCACGGTGCACATCGAACCATGCGACGGGCAATGCGATGCCGAATGCCACGAGGGCTGCCTGCACCCCGAGAAGCCCGCGCCGCCATCCTGAAGTCGGCATGGGGTTGAACTGCGCCGGCCCAACGCGGACAATGATTTCGTCGGCCGCCGCCGGCCCGCAACACGCGGTAAACAACCAACGGGTATAGCCTTCGAGATGGGCGAGGAAATCGATACGCAAGCCACGACCGGTGGCGCTTCGGCAAACCGCGAGAGGAAACCGCGACGCAAACGCTTGCCGCGTTTTGTTCTGTTTATCGTGGTAATCCTCCACTTGTTTTTCGCCGGGGCGGAGATCGTCGCCCGTGTTGCGGGGCCGGACATACCGCGATACGAGCGTGACGAACCCACCTGGATGCTGTTTGAACTAACCAATATTTACGGACAACACGATCGCGCGAAGTTTATAAAAAATAAAGGGACGCAATATCCTACCGATTCCCCACGCCCACGCGTTATTTGCCTTGGGAGTTCGAGCACCTATGGCGCGGGTTTAGAAGACATACAAGACGCCTTTCCCGGCGTATTGCAGCAGCAACACCCCGAATGGGATGTAATCAACGCCGGCTGTGGGGGCCACGTCGCCTATCAATTGAGCATTTATTTGCGTGAGGTGCTAATGCGCCTGAAGCCGAAAGTCGTCGTGCTCTATTACGGCGGCAACGAGAGCTTCGGGGCTTCGACGAAGAGTTTCTATCCTCGCGCCCAACAGATCGTGGCGGCGATGCGCGCGCGCGGCGACGACTCGCTCGGGGAACTTGAGAGCGCCGTGAGTCATGGAACGGCGAATCGTATAGGTCTGGCCCTGTATCAGGCGCTCGACCGCAGCCAGGCGTTTCTCTGGTGGCGGGATCGCGTGTTGCAGGCACGTAGAGAGGCGGATCTTCTTGCGGACGTGGCGGACGTCGAATCCTTTCGCATTCCGCCCACGCCGCGCGAAATTCTCGCCGGCATGGCCGAGGCGACGCGAGCCGGCGGCGCCACGCTCATACTGATGCCGGAAATTGACAGCGGAACGCGCCACGCTCACGACACGACGACCGCGGCGATGCGTGAAACGGCCGCGCAGGAAAACGTTTTGTTCGTCGATCCCTTGGCTGTCTTGAACGATCCGGCGCTTTTCCTTGACACTACCCACCTCACTCCGGAAGGGCATCAAACGTTTGCGGCGTTTCTGGACAAGCGCTTGAGTGAGTTGATGACCGAGGAAAATCAAAGCTCGCCTTAGCCTTCTTCCCCGGGTGCCGAATATCAGAGCCGCGTGTCCCGTAGGTTCTCCGTCTCTCGCGATGATAGGAAGAGAAACATCGGAAACGGGGAAGCTATGAGACTGCTGCAATTGAGTGATCCCATCATGCACGGCGAGGATGTGCGCTCCATACAAGGGGTTTTGCTGGCCATGGGCTACGACCTGGGGCAGGGCGGAGTGGACGGTTGGTTCGGCATGCGAACCGAGGCCGTCGTGCGGCGCTTTCAGGAAGAGCGCCAGGTTCCCGGCGGCGTGGACGGCATTGTCGGGCCGTATACGCTGGCGGCGTTACAATTGCTGGATGAATGGCAAGCCCGCGAGACGCCGTCGTCGCTACAAACGGGCTGGTACTTCCCCCCGCCGCAAGGTCGCGCCCAATGGCGTGCGGTTTACGGCGAACCGACCGGCCGCGCGTCTTGGGAAAGCGCCCATTTGGCGTTTTGCGATTTGAGTCCGCTGCGCTGGCCGCGTCGGTTGACGGCCGACGCCATCAACGAGAAGCGCGAGCATTGGGGATTGCCGCCGAATCTTTATGCCGCCTCGCAAATGGAAGTGCACGGATTGGGGCATCTGTACTATCCGCTCGCCGACGGCCGGCGGCTGGATTGGTTGGCGACGCGCCGCGATCCGCGCACCGGCGAGGTCGGATACGGCTTGGTCATCCACCGCCTGTGCGTGGCGGTTTACTACGAGCTTTTTGCCCGTCTGCTGGCGTGCGACCTGCTTCGCCACCTGCGCACGGTGGACGGCAGTTACGTGTTTCGCAACACTCGCCGCGGCACCCAGCTTTCCACCCACGCCTACGGTATGGCCGTCGACCTGGATGCGTCATGGAATCCCTTCGGTCAGGAGCCGGTGATGCATCCGGAAATCGTTCAAATCGCGGAGGATATGGGCTTCACGTGGGGTGGCCGCTGGCGGCAATCCGACGGCATGCACTTTCAATGGGGCGAGGAATGAAGCAGTCACGCGTCGTGCCGGAAATTGAGCGGTGCGTTCCCGCCATGTTGGACGACCCGATCCGAATCCGAAAGACCACGGACGCGATGTAGCGGAGTCCGGATCGCTTCCGCGATGAAGAGATCGTCAAACAACGGAAGGATTCTCTGACATGACCGATTGCCACTGCCCGCTATGCGGGCATAACGCGCCCGCTTTTTTCCCGTTCGGCAATCCACCGAGGCCCAACGCCAAATGCCCGCGATGCGGTGCGCTCGAACGCCACCGGTTCATCTGGGCCTTTCTCACGGCCCGCAAGCTGCTGAGGTCCGGCATGGTGGTTGTTCATTTCGCCCCGCGCCAGTGTTTGGCAAACGCGATTCACGCCGTCGTGGGCGCCGGGTACGCGACGGCTGATAAGGAACCAGGTGGTGCGGATCAGGTGCTTGATCTCACCGCCCTTGCCATGCCCGATAAATCGGTTGACGGCCTAATCGCCTCGCACGTTTTGGAACACATCGAAGACGACGCACAAGCGTTGCGGGAAATCAGGCGTATGCTCCGACCCGGCGGTTGGGCTTTGTTGATCGTACCCCAACGGCTCGGCCGACCTACTTTCGAAGACCCCGTAGCCGCGGCGTCCGGCGCTGCGGCGCGCAATGAGGCCTTCGGTCATCCCGACCATGTGCGGTGGTACGGCGGCGACTTCGCGGACCGAATCGCGGGGGCTGGTTTGGAAGTTGAGGCGTTTGATCCTGTTGGCTGCCTGGGTGACGCGAAAGCCACGCGGCAAGCTCTCGGGACAGACACGATCCATCTCTGTCAACGCGGGAAATGACGGATGCGCCCCTGTCCAAGTATTTGTATCTTCCTTTGAGCGCGCCGAAAGCGAGGATGACTCGGAGGACGGCACGCACTTTCAATGGGGCGAGAAATGAAAAAAGCCCGCGGGCAATAAACCCGCGGGCCGTGTCGTGTGGCGCGCCTGGCAGGATTTGAACCTGCGACACACGGATTCGTAGTCCGTTGCTCTATCCACTGAGCTACAGGCGCACAGATACGCCACGCAAGAGGGAGTCCGTTTAGCATACCGGCGAACGGTTGTCAACAATTGCACCCGGCGTTACGTCCTTCTAGGCGCCCGTCGTGAAGTAGTCGCACGAGTTTGTGACGGGGCACTGGTCGCAGGCCGGTTTGCGCGCCTTGCAGATGCGGCGTCCGTGGAAAATCAGCACGTGACTGAGCATCGTCCAGTCCCGGCGCGGAAACAGTTCCATCAGGTCGAATTCGATTTTCACCGGGTCCTTGTTTGTTGTCAGGCCGAGGCGTCGCGCGATGCGTGAGACGTGGGTGTCGACCACCACGCCGGGTGTGTCGAAGACGTTGCCCAAAACCACGTTCGCCGTTTTGCGCCCCACGCCCGGCAGCTTGACCAAGTCGTCGAGGGTTTGCGGCAGCTTGCCGCCGTGGTCTTGGATCATTACCTGCATCGCGCCGCGAATCGACTTGGTTTTGTTGCGGAAAAAGCCCGTCGGGCGGATGTCTTTCTCCAGTTCCTCGACCGGGACCGCGAGGTAATCGGCGGGCTTGCGGTACTTTTTGAACAGGTTGGCGGTCACCGCGTTGACCCGCACGTCGGTGCATTGCGCCGAGAGAATCGTGGCGATTAAA
This genomic window contains:
- a CDS encoding cation diffusion facilitator family transporter, whose product is MGSKTPHSVDQMGRRKRRVAMLSVFSNTLLVIGKLVAGLAIGSVSMISEAIHSTTDLVAALMAWFAVSNADKPPDHDHAFGHGKFESLSGAVEALLIFLAAIWIIVEAVQKLLHPHELGQVAWGVGVMLVATITNVIVSSLLMKVGKETESLALQADAWHLSTDALTSAGVMVGLGVIWLGRWLNPAWNLVWIDPVVAIGMALIIIHAAYRLTKQAVRDLIDASLPEAEVAAVREIITSYSQAVRGYHKLKTRRAGPYRFVEFHVQVDASMSVEEAHSLADGLEEAIRSRLMRSSVTVHIEPCDGQCDAECHEGCLHPEKPAPPS
- a CDS encoding class I SAM-dependent methyltransferase, translated to MVVVHFAPRQCLANAIHAVVGAGYATADKEPGGADQVLDLTALAMPDKSVDGLIASHVLEHIEDDAQALREIRRMLRPGGWALLIVPQRLGRPTFEDPVAAASGAAARNEAFGHPDHVRWYGGDFADRIAGAGLEVEAFDPVGCLGDAKATRQALGTDTIHLCQRGK
- a CDS encoding SGNH/GDSL hydrolase family protein — its product is MLFELTNIYGQHDRAKFIKNKGTQYPTDSPRPRVICLGSSSTYGAGLEDIQDAFPGVLQQQHPEWDVINAGCGGHVAYQLSIYLREVLMRLKPKVVVLYYGGNESFGASTKSFYPRAQQIVAAMRARGDDSLGELESAVSHGTANRIGLALYQALDRSQAFLWWRDRVLQARREADLLADVADVESFRIPPTPREILAGMAEATRAGGATLILMPEIDSGTRHAHDTTTAAMRETAAQENVLFVDPLAVLNDPALFLDTTHLTPEGHQTFAAFLDKRLSELMTEENQSSP
- a CDS encoding M15 family metallopeptidase, with protein sequence MRLLQLSDPIMHGEDVRSIQGVLLAMGYDLGQGGVDGWFGMRTEAVVRRFQEERQVPGGVDGIVGPYTLAALQLLDEWQARETPSSLQTGWYFPPPQGRAQWRAVYGEPTGRASWESAHLAFCDLSPLRWPRRLTADAINEKREHWGLPPNLYAASQMEVHGLGHLYYPLADGRRLDWLATRRDPRTGEVGYGLVIHRLCVAVYYELFARLLACDLLRHLRTVDGSYVFRNTRRGTQLSTHAYGMAVDLDASWNPFGQEPVMHPEIVQIAEDMGFTWGGRWRQSDGMHFQWGEE
- a CDS encoding toprim domain-containing protein, which codes for MAAKRNGGGNATYNEEHVRSLDWREHIRTRPGMYIGKLGDGTQYDDGIYVLLKEILDNSVDEFLMGVGRKIEIVVDDDGVMVRDFGRGIPLGKLVECVAQINTGAKYDEGAFYRSVGLNGVGAKAVNALSEFFRVESYRDGEMRFAEFSRGELKKESKPKGSKQRNGTLVHFRPDPDVFPSFVFQSEFIRERLWMYAYLNRGLKIHFNGEVISSENGLGDLLHREVADEGLYPKIHVVGDDIEFALTHVNQYGESYLSFVNGQYTHDGGTHQAAFREGLLRAFREYFKKDFDAQDARGGIVGAVLVRLHEPVFESQTKTKLGSATVTPDGPSVRSWVVDFVRENLVRHLHKHPDIAEAIQKKILRNERERKDLAGIKKLAKEREKKANIHNKKLRDCKVHYTDLNEEFRFFTQLFITEGDSASGSMNKARNPEYQAVFALKGKPLNTFGHSRKVVYQNEELNLLQHALGVDGDLDGLRFNQVIVATDADVDGMHIRLLLLTFFLQFYPDLVKKGHLYILQTPLFRVRNKKETQYCYSETEKQESVAALGRATEITRFKGLGEISPNEFGQFIGANMRLERVDWPHTKPLSEVLRYYMGKNTPERREDIIAHLIFEPIDRVGDKAEK
- the nth gene encoding endonuclease III, giving the protein MNKDLKKKSQTIYRELKKLHHDAHIELVFADPVELLIATILSAQCTDVRVNAVTANLFKKYRKPADYLAVPVEELEKDIRPTGFFRNKTKSIRGAMQVMIQDHGGKLPQTLDDLVKLPGVGRKTANVVLGNVFDTPGVVVDTHVSRIARRLGLTTNKDPVKIEFDLMELFPRRDWTMLSHVLIFHGRRICKARKPACDQCPVTNSCDYFTTGA